The Scomber japonicus isolate fScoJap1 chromosome 12, fScoJap1.pri, whole genome shotgun sequence sequence TATTGCATGTCAATACAAATGCCctgcaaacatacagtatttcactTTTGAAAGTTTGAATTCTCAATTCTTGTGTTGTGTTCATTTAACTTGCATAATATAAAGTCTGAATGACAACTGCATGAGACACAttcagttaaaatgttttaataatttaaatgaatgcTGGTCAGCtacaattatttttaataaaagacaataaaatgagTCGAGTTCCTAGCAGTGAATAGTCTTTTTTACAACAAATATTCTACTGTTGTTGTAGTCGTTGCTTCAATGAAGTATTAAAGTCAGACAATATAACAAAGcacacaaaatgttttctaaatatatattattacgTCTAGTATGCTGCATGTTGTGTTGTATTATcaaaactgtaatataataactgttttgttgtgttgcagGTTCACAGAGTATCTCTCCGTGCCTGGTGAAGACAGTTGTGCTCTCTGTTGGTCTGATCATCATGGTGTCTGCCGTCATCAGTGTCCATCTGATGGAGAGGCTCAAGAAGCAAGAATGAAGAGATGACTCTACACCAACAAATCGGTTATTCACTTTCTTATCAAGTAGAACAGCAGACGCCACTGTGTAGGAGAGCAGTTCAGTTTAGAGCTTTGCTtacttgttgtgctacatatcacaacctcttgacttagTCAGTCTCTATTAATGAAGAGTGTGATGTTGCAACTGCATCACTCACATGCTGGGTTAGGGCTGATTTAATCTCCTTTATTTCACCTATTTGTTTCTGTAAGGTATCTGTTGTAATAAACCAGTTTTGCCTTAAAGATAAGTCAGGTTTATATCATCAATACAAATCAATGAAACCTCAGATATTTGTTCCTGAAGTTTGTTTGTGCAGTCTTATTAAAACCAGTTTGTCTCTTTTGTCTGCTCCATaatttattttaacctaaatCTCCACACTAACATATAATCTTATTAAAAACAGCTGAGATCAAGCCATGTCTTAATGCACAGAAGACACATGATGACTAATATTCTTgttctgtaaataaataaaccaaaactaAACTAATGTTGATGCACCACAAAGTAACAGCAGGAGGTCTTTAATATGACAACCATTCTCCATTCACTTCATTGGCTCCCTGTCTCCACCAGGACTCACCAGTGCATCTATGGTAATGCCCCCTCTCTACCTGAAAGAACTACTCACCACACTAACCTCAACTCGATCCCTCCGCTCTACAAACTCtaatctcctcctctccaagaCTAAACTCAGCACCATGACTGATCAGGCCTTCAGTTCTGCTGCCCCTCGTCTCTGAAATGCCCTTtctgaccagcagagggcaccACAGACAACTGAGAGTCTTAACAAAGgacttaaaacatttctttttttagcagaacctttgtctttgtcattattttatgatgttttatgttttaatctgtcttttatattgATGTTTCTTctttgtagcactttgagatttgctccaaatttaaaatatgttacaaataaaatgtgatgatgtaTATAAACAGACAACTGTTCATTCACATTTAAAGGACAATAATAAAATACCAAAAAGGtcagttttttaaaagctttatacAAGTACAAGTGTGttggatttagtggcatctattGCTGAGGTtgcatgtaataataataatgatgataataacaataataataataataataacaacaacaataatgataatacattttattcattacaAACTTTATATTTGAAacaaatctcaaagtgctacaagttaaagcatcaatataaaagacagataaaaacataagACATCATTAACATATGAGCATTAAAGCAGCAACCAGCAAGGTTAATTAAAAATCACAGGTTCATCACAACCACAACAATTAGGCTCAATTCATTcttcaacattttaatataacGTACTGTACATTCAAAATGATATGTACATCATTCAATCATTTCATCACACATCCACTCTCCAATATACAGCACATcaaagtattcacaccccttcacttcccccatgatttgttatgttacagccttattccaaaatggattcaatttttttttctcatgagtctacacacaataccccataatgacaaagcaaaaTTATTTTTAGAAATTCTTgcaaattcattaaaaataaaaaactgaaatattgcatGTACATAAGTATTCAGTATGCTATGACACACTACAGACAGCCCTAGTCAAAGTAAATTACATCAGGATGCATCTGGATGATAACAAACCTTTGCTGCTTTTGACACAGTTGACCACAAAATTCTTTTAAATAGATTGAGGGACCGCATTTGTCTATCTGgaactgtttttaattgtttttgatCAAAGTTTTCTGATCTAGATTTCCTCGTTGCAATCAATGATAAGGTATCTAAAACATCCAAGATAGACTGTGGGGTCCCTCATTGTTTAATTTTAGGGCCTCTTCTTTTTAATCTCTACATGTTACCCCTTGGCGATGCCATCAGGAGGCACAGCATCTCGCTCCATAGTTGGTGACACACAACTCTATGTAGCTGTGTCTTCTGATGACACAGGACTAGTTGACtctctttttaattgtattttagaTATTAATGCCCAGATGGCACAAACCCTTTTACAGCTCAATCAGGATACAACCTTAACGTCAAGACTCATGTGGGGTATGTCACCAAATCTGCTTTTCATCACCTTAAAACTATTGCAAAAGTGCAACCATGTCTCTCTCTGAGTGACAAAGAGAGACTGATGTATGCTTGACAGGAAACTGAATTTCATTGTCTCCTGACAGCAACGGCACCTCCAGCACCTCTGCTTCCTCTGACATATTTGTGGTTTTTAGTCTCTCGGGAAACAGCCATCACCTCTTGCAAAGTCTTGCAAGAGGGTCCAGCAAGCTTTCTAATACCCtttttccaccaaagcagtgctggtgctggttcacAGTCAGTTCAACTTGAGAACCAGCTGAGTACCAATTTGCTTTCCATGGCTCGTCATTACATCGCTGCTATCCTATAAACACTGGCGCCAACTTCGAAGCAACAACAATacaaagaagaaggagaagaagcaaCAACAATGGCAGACCAGGATTTAGTCCTGTGAATGAACTAAATCgttattattttctgtgtttttcactTCTGGATGGTGGTCGGACTTTGGAACTTCGGTAATGAGAACATAAATGTTCTCTGACTTGGGGGTGTTTACAGTCTCAGTGGATCGTACAGGTGCAGCTGGAAATCCTAACAAGGCGTAGGTGGAGTTTGGAGAAAGACCTGAAGCATCTTCTGTGGTTTTCTGATTAGGAGTTTGGTTGAGATTGAGATCctagaaataaatcaaatgactgtgttagaaaaatattttccattgttACTTTGCCTATTTTGCTGTTCAATAAGAACTTAAACAGCAGGTCATCTGGAAGTAAATCAGTTCACAAGCAAAGttaggattaaaaaaaataagactgTGGCACTTACCTGAATACTTTCATATATtgcattttcactgttttttcttttctgtttgtctgtcataaaaaggaaagatgatttggttaataatgataacaataaagCTGATTGAGGTTAGCAAGATTACATCAGAAAAagtttaattacaaaatatgattattatttaagtTCACTGTAGTGGGAGAACTCATATTTTTTGTTGCAGTTTGGGTAAAACCTGACATTTATTTGCACAACAGAAATTAAAGAGAAACATGGAGTTGACATTATTGgtaatgttatttaattaagATTAAACTTGGCTTCTTTAGTTACTAGCTTCACATTAGGGCCGTTTCCACCACAGGAACTTCTTCAGTGGAAACGGCCCTAATTAATATTACTGGTTAATAGatatttaagtcattttatgCATATGACATAAAAGGTTGGAACCACTGGAGTACCCAATGACACAATTTTGGTACACACAAAGTGAAAATCACTTTTTGTTCTGAAGAGAACTGAAGAAACCTCTTTTACCAACCAGGTCCATATTTCCaaaggaaaatatatttatttgaatttcagTTGGACATTAAAAGTGCAATATATAAAATTCAGCCCCACTAAATGTCACACTATAGCACCAGCATCTCAcaccaaaacaaatgtgtgcacTGTTTAGTCAATAAATTTGGGGTAAAAAGAAAGTGATCTCTGTACCAACAACTAATGAAACTCATAATATATCTAATATGAGATACTTAATGACACTGCCACCATGTTGGAAATTATATCtttacacagaaatgttgaatacTGAAACTTTAATTATTCGTATGCTGTTGTTTAATTGTACATGAGGTTTGTGGGTGTGGTGGGTATTCTCTGCTACACATTCATATACAAACATCTATGAaggttttaattaaattattactattatgcTGACATATACAATAGGACTTACTTGTGATTCTTCTgtaaaggaagaaaatacaaaGGAGGAAAATCGGGATCACTATTCCAATGGCTATTATTGTACCCTCACTAGTACctgcaaatgaacaaaaaagacattagaagtttacatatttatttgtgttactTTCCAAGAATTCCTAGATTCATAACTTGTAAGAACTTTTTAGCTACCCATTACAGAGCTCCTAAGGTGTAAATGCAGACAGCCAGCACAGCAGGCTGCTGTTTCGATGTGCCTCCTGATTTTGACAGAGATTCATTCATAACTTATAACTCATAAAGTATTAAGCTGATTAATGTATTGGCTAGCCTTATGTTGTCATTATGCCTTCCTCAAGCTATTACATAGTTAACtcaattaattttattatatgaaaaaaatgaaccTCATGATTTTTAAAAGCCTCCTCAGATTTAAATAGGTACAggtactttattgatccttctCAGGAAATTACTTGGTTACAGCAGCTACGTCCACAGTCAAGACAGCCACACAtaaactgtacagtatgtgtaaacTGTGTATTATTGTTAGTtagttgttttgtctttcagtCTCACCAGCagttagagagcagagagaccgAATCTCCTTCATGTCTCTGGTCCAGCTGacctggttgctatggttacagatGATGGAGTCATTCAACAGGTAGACACGGAGAGAAGAACCAGAGGTTGTGTTATTTGactgctctcctccctcctgattGCAGGTTTTGTTTGTCACATCACAAGTGCTGTTGATGAGAGAgtcctctgtgctgcaggtcACAGTGAGGTTACAGGACTCTCTGCTGTTAGACACAGAGTTCACTGACAGATTAACTGGAGACACTGGATCTAGAGGACAAAAGGTAGGTGTGAAGGGTATGTTGGTAGGGTATAAAACAGGGTACTTCTGTGTATCAATGTTTGAAAGAAACCTACCTTGAATTATGACCTTGTATTCAGCTACATGTTGGTTTTGGTCCCCACTTATGAGTGCAGTGTAATCTCCACTGTCATTGTGTTGCACATTCTTCAAAAGCAAAGAGTGATTTTGTACAAAAAACTCAACCCTTCCTTTATAACTGGGAACTATTCTTGTTTTGTTATCAGGAGCTACTCTCACTACATTGTGAGTGTCATTGACTCTCCACCTAAATTCATAAAATTCTGGTATATCAACAGGTTTGTTAACATCCAGATGTAAATCCTTCCCtttctgcacaaacacagttgTCACAGCACTGGACCCTgtaaaaagaacacacattaaaatcacttgTATGCTTTTTCAGTCAcaactgtttttaaaagtggTCATTAAAAAGTGAGAGTATCGCTGTCACTGCCTTTACTCTCCAAACACTGAGTAATGATtgtaaattcatttttatgattttagaCAAATAGGCAGACAGTCTCATTTAGATTAATGAACTGTTCAATGACAAATATTGATTGCAACacaattttacatttgagatgaacatttttcacatatttcaaTTTGAGAAGTCTACATCACTTTAACACATCAAACAATACAAAGGTTTCAAGAACTTAAAACAGGTTGGCAAAAAATGTACTgaggaacaaaaagaaatgaatgtttGATTTCCTCATTTAGTTCAACAAGTTTTCTGTGGAATCACATACATACTGCTCTAAATTGGAATAACTCTTTTTCACACAAATCTGTGAGCACAAAATAAATCCTGTTACTACTTTGATGTCCAGAAAATgctatgaaacacacacacacacacacacacacacgcacattgtTGTTTTCAGGGA is a genomic window containing:
- the LOC128369703 gene encoding uncharacterized protein LOC128369703, with the translated sequence MCVLFTGSSAVTTVFVQKGKDLHLDVNKPVDIPEFYEFRWRVNDTHNVVRVAPDNKTRIVPSYKGRVEFFVQNHSLLLKNVQHNDSGDYTALISGDQNQHVAEYKVIIQDPVSPVNLSVNSVSNSRESCNLTVTCSTEDSLINSTCDVTNKTCNQEGGEQSNNTTSGSSLRVYLLNDSIICNHSNQVSWTRDMKEIRSLCSLTAGGTSKQQPAVLAVCIYTLGAL